The nucleotide sequence TACGATCATCTGGATTTTCACCAACTCGGCGGTACGGATGTTTTCGTCCGACGCAGACACCGCCATCATGATTGCGACGAGGGCATCCTGAGCCGTAAGCGACGGTTGCTGATCTGACACGACGAAAATCCTTATCTGGCGTAGCGTTGCAGTGCAGAATATTGACGCGGCAATGCCACCGCAATAGGTGGGACGCAACCGCAGACACGGGGTTTGCGGTAAATTGATCGAGATTTGAGACATGTCCGATATCCGCGACGCAGCGATGAGTTCCAAAGCCTGGCCCTTCGAAGAAGCGCGCCGGGTGCTCAAACGCTATGAAAAGTCGCCACCGGAAAAGGGATATGTCCTGTTCGAAACGGGCTACGGCCCTTCCGGTCTGCCTCATATCGGCACCTTCGGCGAGGTGCTGCGCACGACCATGATCCGCCGCGCCTTCGAGGTCATCAGCGACATCCCCACGAAGCTGATCTGCTTTTCCGACGATCTGGATGGCATGCGCAAAGTGCCGGGCAACGTGCCCAATCAGGATATGCTGCAAGAGCATCTGCAAATGCCTTTGACTTCCGTGCCTGATCCGTTCGAGCAATTCGAAAGCTTCGGCGATCACAACAACGCCATGCTGCGTCGTTTCCTAGACACATTCGGGTTCGACTACGAATTCTATTCCGCGACTGACTTCTACAAATCTGGCCAGTTCGACGAGGTGCTCAAGCGCGCTGTCGAGCGCTACGATGATGTTATGAAGGTCATGCTGAAATCGCTGCGTGAGGAGCGTCGTCAGACGTATTCGATTTTCCTGCCTATCCATCCGGAAACGGGGCGCGTGCTCTATGTGCCGATGAAGCATGTGGATGCGGAAAACTACACCGTTACTTTCGACGATGAAGGCGGCAAGGAATGGACGCTTCCGGTTACAGGCGGGAACGTGAAGCTGCAGTGGAAGCCTGATTTCGGCGCGCGTTGGGCTGCGCTCGGCGTGGATTTCGAGATGTATGGCAAGGACCACTCGACCAACACGCCGATCTATGACCGCATCTGTGAAATTCTTGGCGGCAAGAAGCCCGAGCATTTCACCTATGAGTTGTTCCTCGACGATAAGGGTCAGAAGATTTCCAAGTCCTCGGGCAACGGTATCTCCATCGATGAATGGCTGAGCTACGCCTCGACGGAGTCGCTGGCCTACTTCATGTTCCAGAAGCCCAAAACGGCGAAGCGGATGTATTTCGACGTCATCCCTAAAGCCGTGGACGAGTACCACCAGCAGCTCCGGGCTTACGCCGATCAGGATGAAAAGGCGCGGTTGGCCAATCCGGTCTATCACATTCATGGCCACAATGTGCCCCAGTCGAACATGGTCGTGCCGTTCGCAATGCTGCTGAACCTTGCCTCCGTTTCGGGGGCCGAAAGCAAGGAAACGCTTTGGGGCTTCATTCAGCGTTATGCACCGGAAACGAACGCCGAGTCGAACCCGGACATGGACGCGGCCGCTGGCTTCGCAGTGCGCTACTACAATGACTTCGTGAAGCCCGCGAAGGTTTATCGCGCGCCCACCGATCAGGAACGGAAAGCGCTGGAGGACTTGAAATCCCGGCTTGAGGCTTGGGATGGCGGTCTCGACGCCGAAGATCTGCAGACGATGGTGTTCGCGGTCGGCAAGGAGCATAAATTCGAGCCGCTTCGTGACTGGTTCAAGGCGCTCTACGAGGTGTTGCTGGGTGCGTCGCAGGGGCCACGGTTTGGCGGGTTCATCGCCCTTTACGGTGTGCAGGAAACGATTGCGCTGATCGACAATGCTCTGGCGGGGAAACTCGCCGCCGCCTAATCTGATCCACCTCCGTCCTTTTGGAGTATACTGAAGGACGGAGGCGACCATGAGACATCTTTTCCTTGCACTAATCTTTTCCGCGTTATCGGTGACCGCGTTGCGTGCGCAGTCGGCTGAGGAGGCGATCCCCTCGGTAATCCAGAAGCAGATCGACGCGTTCTTGACTGACGATTTGGCCGAAGCATTTTCCTACGCGTCGCCGGGCATCAAATCCATTTTCGAAACGCCCGAGAGATTTGGCGCGATGGTCCTTGATGGCTATCCGATGGTTTGGCGACCGGATGACGTCACCTTTCTGGAATTGGACGACGCTAACCGTCAGCGCGTGCTGCTTCAGGGTCAGGACGGACGGCTGCATCTGTTGGAATACGATATGATACAGACGCCGGATGGCTGGCAGATCGACGGTGTGCGCCTGCTTCAGCCGCCTCGGTTCGGTGCGTGAAACCCCAGATCCGCAGGCGTCAGGATGAACGCTTTCCCGAAGCCGCCATTCAGTGCGGCACCCGAGATGGTGAGTCGGACAAACGAAAAATCCGGAAAATCCACATAGAGCGTCGCCTTGGGCCGCACCTTCAGGTAGGTGTCGCGGATGGCGATATGTGTTGCGCTGGCGCGGTCGATGAAATCCGCATTGCAAGTCAAACTGATGCGCGGATGGGTAAGCGGGTCACCGCGTTCTCCAGGTTCACCGAGCAGCAGCGAGCAGCGTGGATCGACCCGTAAGGCCTGCGTATGTGCCGACAGGTTCGAGATCAGGGTCACTGGATGTTGGCCGCGCTCAGCCAGAACCGCCACCCGCGTCACGCTGGGATGCCCAGTGTCCGGATCGATCACGCCAAGCGCGCCGAACAGAGCGCCCGAGAGCAAGGATCGCGCCAATTCACGGGCCTCGCCATCGGTGGGGCGGATCGGGTCGGTTTTGCTCATGCGCGCACTCTAGCGGAAGCGGGTTCGATCGCAAGCGGGTCAGAAAGTAAACCACAGCCCGATGCGCGCTCCCAGTTGATTGCCGCCATGGGTTTCAACCAGCAACGCGCTCTCCAGTGCCAGCCAGTCGGTGTAGTGGCGCACCGCGGTTGGCACGATGCGCAGCTTGGGGTCTTCATGGGGGTAATGGTTTCCCTGAAACTGTACGAAATACTGCCATTTATCGTCGGGTGTCACGCCGACCGTCAAATCAGCCTTCAGGGCTGTCTCATCCGTCGTTTGGCGGATCTCTTGCCTCAGATCGAGCGCGGCCCAGCCGGGGCCGACGCGGCTGTCAAAGCCATAACCCCATGACAGCCCCGGCCGGAAGACGGTTTCCGTCTCTCCACGCTGCAATCCGAAGGTTGGGATTTCGCGGTTGCCCACTCCCAGTTCCAATGCAAACTGATGTCGCCAATCAGCAGGCCCTACTGAAACAGACGCGAAGACGATGTTGCTTTGCGTAAATCGCTCGCCCTCGGTGCCAATGTCGATGCCCAGCGTCACGCGGTCCGAGACGCCGAACTCACCGTAAATTGCTGAATAAGAAAAGGTTTCGACCTCACCTTCGGTTTCTTGCAGCCGGTCTTGATCCAATGCATCCTTGCGTGCGGTGCCTTCATAGGCGACGGACAGAAACGCATGCCCTGCGCCGCGGGGCCAGGCACCGGCGCTGGCTATGAAGGGAAGGGCGATCAAACAAGCGGCAATCGGTATGTAACGCACGGGCGGGCCTCCTGCGGTGACCCTGCCTTGTGGATGGTAAAAGGATGGTTAACGTGATCCGCGTGATGATGCTAAGCTCGGCTCAGGAGGACAGCCAATGAAGATCAGTTCGGAAACAGCACTCCAGACCGTAATCACCACCTTCGATGTCAATCCGGGAACCTGCGAGGATTTACTGGACGAGTTGCGGTCGGCCTATGATGAATTCATCTGCGATCAGCCAGGGTTCATCGCGGCGGGGTTTCACGTCAATGATGCTCACACGCGCATCGCCAACTATAGCCAGTGGCGTGACCGGGAAGACTTCATGAACATGCTTCGGTCACCCGAGATGCGCAAGCGCAACCGCCGGATCAACGCGTTGTGCAAGAGCTTCGAGCCGGTGATGTACGATCTGACCGATGTCTATGGCTGATCATTCTGCGGCGATCATCGGGGCTTTGGCAACGGCCGCTTCGTAAGGATATTGCACAAGTATCACGGCCGGGTTCGAAATGTCCTGCCGCGCCATGTCATTCGCGAATTGGCCGACGGTGCTGTGCAGCTGTTTCTCGTCGGGCAGACTGGCCGAGGCCACCACGTGAACTGGCGCATCGGCGGGAACGCCGCTTGCCAGCAGGTTGGACCGAATCTGGTCAGCCTTGCGCGTGCCCATGTAAAAGGCGGTCATACAGCCGGGCCGCATCATCGTCGCCCAATCCTCTGACGCGCTGCCATCGTGCAACGTCGCCGTCGTCAGCATCAGACGGTCACATACGCCCCGTTCGGTCAGCGAGTGACCGAGCGCCCCTGCTGCGGCACTCGCCGCTGTGATGCCGGGGACGATTTCGGTTGCCAGGCCTGCCTCATCTGCGGCACGAAGTTCCTCTTCCGCACGCCCGAAGATCGACGGGTCACCGCTTTTCAGCCGCACGACGCGCTTGCCCTCCCGCGCCGCCGCTATGACCACGCGATCGATCCGGTCCTGTGGCCACTCGCAGGCACCCACGGCCTTGCCGACGAAGACGCGTTCTGCGTCGCGGCGGGCCAGTTCCAGCACATCGGGATGCACCAACCGGTCATAGAATATGATGTCCGCTTCCTGCAGTCGTTGCACAGCGCGCAGGGTTAATAGGTCGGCGCTGCCCGGACCGGCGCCGACCAGGCTGATCATTCCCGCGTCGCGGCGTGTCCTGCCTTTTGCCAAAGCGCCCTTGATGCTGCGTGCTGCGTCACGTTCGCGGCCCAGTTTGTGCAGATTGCGTGGTGCTTCCTGGAACACCCACCTCCAGAATGCGCGGCGCTGATCATCTGGAATTGCTGCGGCGACGGCATCGCGCATGCGTCCGGCCAGCGCTGCCAGACCGCCGAGGCGCGGCTCCAGCATCGTTTCGATCTGCGTTTTGATCATCCGTCCCAGGACAGGCGCAGTGCCCTCGGTCCCGATGGCGACAACCACGGGGTCCCGATCAACGATAGAAGGCGTCAGCGCGTCACATAATTCCGGCCGGTCGACAACGTTCACAACGACACCGGCCGCCTTGGCGAGGTTATGCAGTTCGACATCTTGCGCCGCGTCGCCCGTAGCGACAAAAACCAGCGCGGCATCCCGGAAATCGTCGACGCCAGGCGGATGGCTGACGTGTTCCGCACGACCGTCATTGACGATGGCCTGCAATTCCGCCTCAAGGCAAGGGGCCAGAAAGACGATCCGTGCTTCCGTTTTCAGGATCAGGCGGGCCTTTTGCGCCGCCTGTTCGCCGCCGCCCGCGATCACAACGCGCCGGTCGGCCATTTTCAGAAACATCGGGAACGTCTTCATGGCTCGTCTCCTGTCAGGCCGCCTGAATCTGAGACCGGCTGGCCCACAGCGCCTCGGCGCGGCTTTGGGCTTTGGCCAGGGTGCTGGATTTGCCGCTGGCGAGGAGCGCAAGCGCGGCAGTTCCGGTGATCACGGACTCGGCGAAGGCATCGCTGATATCGCCATTCCACAGGCGGGCCATGTCTTCGCGGGTGAGTTCATCCGCTGAAAGGCGACGATGCTCTTCGATCAGGACCGGCGTACGGTCTCGCCACTGTTTTCCGTCTGCCAGGCCGTAGATCGAGATTTCCTTTGACGGGTGGCGTTCGAATTCACCACCGCCACCTTTGATGATC is from Qingshengfaniella alkalisoli and encodes:
- a CDS encoding lysine--tRNA ligase, giving the protein MSDIRDAAMSSKAWPFEEARRVLKRYEKSPPEKGYVLFETGYGPSGLPHIGTFGEVLRTTMIRRAFEVISDIPTKLICFSDDLDGMRKVPGNVPNQDMLQEHLQMPLTSVPDPFEQFESFGDHNNAMLRRFLDTFGFDYEFYSATDFYKSGQFDEVLKRAVERYDDVMKVMLKSLREERRQTYSIFLPIHPETGRVLYVPMKHVDAENYTVTFDDEGGKEWTLPVTGGNVKLQWKPDFGARWAALGVDFEMYGKDHSTNTPIYDRICEILGGKKPEHFTYELFLDDKGQKISKSSGNGISIDEWLSYASTESLAYFMFQKPKTAKRMYFDVIPKAVDEYHQQLRAYADQDEKARLANPVYHIHGHNVPQSNMVVPFAMLLNLASVSGAESKETLWGFIQRYAPETNAESNPDMDAAAGFAVRYYNDFVKPAKVYRAPTDQERKALEDLKSRLEAWDGGLDAEDLQTMVFAVGKEHKFEPLRDWFKALYEVLLGASQGPRFGGFIALYGVQETIALIDNALAGKLAAA
- a CDS encoding DUF4864 domain-containing protein, with translation MRHLFLALIFSALSVTALRAQSAEEAIPSVIQKQIDAFLTDDLAEAFSYASPGIKSIFETPERFGAMVLDGYPMVWRPDDVTFLELDDANRQRVLLQGQDGRLHLLEYDMIQTPDGWQIDGVRLLQPPRFGA
- a CDS encoding HugZ family protein; the encoded protein is MSKTDPIRPTDGEARELARSLLSGALFGALGVIDPDTGHPSVTRVAVLAERGQHPVTLISNLSAHTQALRVDPRCSLLLGEPGERGDPLTHPRISLTCNADFIDRASATHIAIRDTYLKVRPKATLYVDFPDFSFVRLTISGAALNGGFGKAFILTPADLGFHAPNRGG
- a CDS encoding antibiotic biosynthesis monooxygenase family protein codes for the protein MKISSETALQTVITTFDVNPGTCEDLLDELRSAYDEFICDQPGFIAAGFHVNDAHTRIANYSQWRDREDFMNMLRSPEMRKRNRRINALCKSFEPVMYDLTDVYG
- the cysG gene encoding siroheme synthase CysG, giving the protein MKTFPMFLKMADRRVVIAGGGEQAAQKARLILKTEARIVFLAPCLEAELQAIVNDGRAEHVSHPPGVDDFRDAALVFVATGDAAQDVELHNLAKAAGVVVNVVDRPELCDALTPSIVDRDPVVVAIGTEGTAPVLGRMIKTQIETMLEPRLGGLAALAGRMRDAVAAAIPDDQRRAFWRWVFQEAPRNLHKLGRERDAARSIKGALAKGRTRRDAGMISLVGAGPGSADLLTLRAVQRLQEADIIFYDRLVHPDVLELARRDAERVFVGKAVGACEWPQDRIDRVVIAAAREGKRVVRLKSGDPSIFGRAEEELRAADEAGLATEIVPGITAASAAAGALGHSLTERGVCDRLMLTTATLHDGSASEDWATMMRPGCMTAFYMGTRKADQIRSNLLASGVPADAPVHVVASASLPDEKQLHSTVGQFANDMARQDISNPAVILVQYPYEAAVAKAPMIAAE